A stretch of DNA from Butyricicoccus intestinisimiae:
ATTTTTTGAGCGCTTCCAGCTCGGCATCCACCGCCGTATTCGATGCGCCCTTGCTGTACTTTTCTTCCAGCGCCTTGGCCTCATCGACCGGTTCCGTGTTCAGCGCTGCCATCGCATTGGCTTCATCAAGCATCCGGTTCGCCTTGTCCTCCATGCGGTCAAACGCACCCATCGCGCCGTGTGCCTTATCAGCATTGGACGTGATTTTATTCATGCGCTCCTGCGTCTTGGCCACGGAAACCGTTGCTTTGATGGTTGCGCGGCGCGCTTTCAGCGCTTCAATGTCACTCACGAGCTTGTCGTGCATCTGGCGCATCTTGACGGCATTTTCATGTGCCGCCGTGTATGCCGTCACCAGACCGGCACCCGCACTCTCCAGCTGCTGTTTCTTTGCCAAAAAGACCTTTGCATCGCCTTCGTTGCCCGCCAGCAGTGCCTGCTTGGCGAGATCTTCATACCGTGCGGCTTCTGCCTGATTTTCTTCCATCAGCCGTCTGGTGCGCGTCTCCTCTGCCATGACACCGGCAGTTTCTTTTTTGACCTCTGCAAGGTTTTCGTTGAGCTCGCGCAGGTACTGGTCAATCATCTTGGACGGATCTTCCATCTTGTCAAGCACAGCATTGACATTTGCCTGTACAATGTCTCCAAATCTCGAAAGAATACCCATAGTTTCCTCCTTTTCCGTTCGAAAAAATTATTTTTCGTCCTTTTTCTCGTATTTTTTCGCAAGATTTTCCGCTTCGTCCTCATCGCTGAATTTGTCCAGCGGCGTTTGCAGAATATCTTCCATCTCTTTATCGCGGCGGCGCTTTTCCGCGCGCGCCTTTTCCCGCCAGCGATACAGCAGGAAAACAACCACAACGACAGCCGCTGCAATCACAAAGACGATGATCACGGTCGGCGTCTGCGACTTGGTCACGGTCATAATGCGTTCGCCGGTCTTTTGGAATGCGGTCGAGAAAAACTCCTCGTCCTCCATGTCGCTGCTGTAATAGCGATCCAGATAATCCGCCAGCACGCTGACTGCTTCGCTGTCCATAATCGTCTTTGCCTGCGAGCCGACGGCATAGCCGCAGTTGTAACTGCCGCTGCCGGTATCACAGAACACCAACAGAAAATGTCCTTCGTCTGTAAACAGCTTATCATATTCCTGCTCGGCAAATTGCTGCAGCTCGGTCGTGCTCGGTGTGGTGCTGCCGTTGAAATCCTTGAGAATGTACAGATACGGCTGCACGCCTGTGCGCTTGTAAAAATCTTTCATGCCGCTGGTCAGCTCATTTTTGTTGCTGATCCAACCCGCTTCATCGGTATAATACGCAGTTTCTGTGACAGCGCTGGCAGGCAGTGCTTCGCGCTGCACCGTCGATTTGGTCACGGAATCCGACGAGCCGCCCAGCGCGGCGGAAAAAATACCCAGCGCAAAAACCAAAAGAATCACAATCAGGCAGCCAATGCCGCAGCCGTTGTTATTTTGATTGTTGTTGCTCGGCGGTCGATGTCCGCCTCCCCCGCCGCCTCTGCGGTCGTTGAGCAAGCTGCCGATAACCATGCCTTCCCAGAATCCGCTGCTTCCGTGATGGCTCGGCGGTCCGGGTGGCGGCCCTCCGAATCCACCGCCAAATCCGCCTTGTCCACTGCGCCCACTGCGCCCACTGCCTCCGCCGCTGAAACCGCCGCTGCCTCGGCTGCCGCCACTAAATCCACCGCCGCTGAAGCCGCCTCCGCCGCCTCCTGCACCAGATCTTCCCATTGTCTCTCCTCCTGTCTCTCTTTCGTGTCCGTATGTGTGTACTTTTATTTAATCATACGCCCAAACAAAAAGCAAGCAACGCACGGAATAGAGATGTAAATGTTTTGTGAAATTATATGAAGAATTCTAAAGATTTCTTGACGAAAATGACACAAAATCATATACTTACAGCATTCAATATCTAGCCAAACAGGAGATATTTCATGAAAAAACGACTGCAACAATCTCCAGCCCATAACCTTGTCTCTCCCTCTGGGAGAGATGTCGCGCAGCGACAGAGAGGGCTGGAACCAGATGACATGACTTTTCAAATTTGCCCTGATTCGAATTGGCCAGTTTTTTTCCCTCTCAGTCGTTTGCCGTGCAAACGACAGCTCTCCCAAAGGGAGAGCCGAGAAACCGGTGCGGACTGCGCGCCTGACGAATCAGAGAAGTTTTTATACAGACTTGCTCGCGTGCTGCTCCTGCCGTCGTGGCTTTCGCCGCGCCGCCTTCCTCAAAGAGGAAGGCGATCAAAAATCCCCCTTCGCGTGAAGGGGGATTATCCTTTGATTTACTTCTTCAGCACTTCCTGAATCGCCTCAACCAGTTCCGGCTTGTCACGCAGACCAATCAGCCGCTTGACTTCCTTGCCTTCCGAATAAATGCTCACAGTCGGAATCGACACAACGCGGTGCAGCAGCGCCAAAGTCGGCTGTTCATCAATGTTGATCTTACCGACACGAATTTTGCCGCAGTACTCCTGTGCCAGTTCTTCGATGGTCGGAGACAGCATCCGGCACGGGCCGCACCAATCTGCCCAGTAATCCAGCAAAACCGGCTTGGATGCGTTGACAACTTCTTCTTCGAAGTTTTCCTGTGTAATATGTAATATTGTAGCCATGTTCCTCTTCGTCCTTCCTAAAACGCGCGGCCTGCTTGCAATCTACTGCAAATGCGGTATAATAATAGCACTGCACCTCATGCAGAGGCCGTTTGCATTGGGTATTATATATTACCTATCTATTATACCCCGTTTTTATCAAAAATGGAAAGGTTTTTTGAATTATGACAGATTTTTTCCACCCGCTGATGAGTGAACAAGCACTCAAGCAGTGCAGCTCTCTGGCGCTTGCTCATATGGGCGACAGTGTCTATGAACTCATGACCCGCGGATACCTCATTCACTCCGGTCTTGTCACCAACAAAAATCTGCACCGCAAAACCATTCATCTGGTTTGTGCCGGCGCGCAGGCAGCCGGTGCACAGGCGATTTTGCCGATGCTGACCGAGGACGAACAGACTATTTTCCGTCATGGCCGCAATGCCAAGCCGAAAAGCACGCCGAAGTCCTCCTCTGTTGCAGAATATGCTCTTGCGACAGCAGTGGAAGCGCTGTTTGGCTGGCTGTATCTGCAAGGCTCGTATGACCGGCTCAACGAATTATTCACAGTCTTGCTCCCAGCCGCACAGGAATGGGCAGACAACCAGAGACCAACCCGCCGCGGCTGATGCCACAGCGGGTTTTCGTCTGTCTGTGCCGTTAAGAAAACGACGGGTTGTTCTTGTTGCGGCTGTTTTTCTGATTCTTCGCCTGCTGGGTGCTGCTCTGCGGATTCTGGGACTGAGCGGAATTTTCCTGTTTTCCCGAATTGCTGCTGTTGTTATGGCACATTTCTGTGTCACCTCGCTTTCTTTTTCCCTTAGTATGGCCATGGATTGTGAAAATATACAGTTGCCAATTATCTGTTCCAATGTTATAATTAGGTGTTGTACACAACGGAATTTTTAATAAAATCAGCATGATTTTACGATTATATGGAGGTATCATCCAATGTCTGGACATTCGAAATGGAATAATATCGCAAAGCGCAAGGGCGCAAACGATGCAAAGAAAGCAGCAATCTTTACCAAGATTGGCCGTAAGATGGCTGTAGCAATCAAGGAAGGCGGCTCCAACAACCCGGACAACAATGCAAAGCTGCGCGACTGCATCGCAGAAGCAAAGGCAAACAACGTCCCGAACGACAACATCAAGCGCATGCTTGACAAGGGCAACCAGAGCAATGTTTCTTACGAATCCAACACGTACGAGGGCTACGGTCCGTCCGGCATCGCTGTTATCTGCGAGACCCTGACCGACAACCGTAACCGTACCGTTGCTGATGTCCGCCACTACTTCGACAAGTACGGCGCAGGTCTCGGCAATGCCGGCTGTGTATCTTGGCAGTTCGAGCAGAAGGGCGTTCTGATTATCGAGCGCGGCGATCTGGATGAGGACGAAACCATGATGACGGTTCTCGATGCCGGTGCCGATGACTTCCAGGCTGATGAGGACTGCTTCCAGATCTACACTGCTCCGGAAGATTTCTCTGCTGTCCGCGATGCACTGACCGAAGCAGGCTTTGAGTTCGCACAGGCTGAAATCCAGATGGTTCCGCAGAACACCATCACGCTGGAGAGCCAGGAGGATATGGCACAGCTGCGCAAGCTGCTGGACAGCCTCGAAGACAACGACGACGTACAGCACGTATGGCACAACTGGGAGAACGAGGACGACTACGAGGAGTAATCGGCTTTCCCCAAATAACGAACGAAACTCCCCTGAGAGCATGGCTCTCGGGGGAGTTTTTGTGTCTTGCTTACCTGTGCGCACAGACCAAACTCGTCTCTCCCTCTGGGAGAGATGTCGCGCAGCGACAGAGAGGGCTTGTGCCAGCTACAAACTCTCTCAGATTTGCCTGATACGAACTTGTAAGATTCAGCCCTCTCAGTCATTTGCCTTGCAAATGACAGCTCTCCCAGAGGGAGAGCCAAGAAGGCTCCATCTTTGAGGGAGCTAGATTCGCCACAGGCGAAGACTGAGGGAGCAGCCGATTTTCCCTGACGAATTAGGGTAACCCTGATACAGACTTGTTCACGTGCTGCTCCTTCCGTCACGGCTAACGCCGCGCCACCTTCCTCAAGGAGGAAGGCTTTGGGCTTATTTTGAAAAATTTTATGTTGTCTCATTTCACTGGCAAAATAGATACCAATTTATTCAATACGTTCCGTTCATTTTTATCTAGGTGAAGAATTATTGCATCTCGCTCTGACAATCCTAATAAGAAATCAGCCGAAACATCAAAAATACAAATAAAACGAATCAATACAGCACATGATGGGTCATACTTTCCTGTTTCATACGCTGAAATAGCACTAACAGAAACACCAACCTGCTTGGCAAGCTGTTTCTGAGTCAGGTTGTATTTTCTCCGTATATATTTCATCCGCTCTCCAACATTTATCATTCTATCCACCTTCTTTGCCCCAATTATACTCTATACGTCTAATTAAGTCAAATGCGTCGTGGACGAAATACGCCGAATTCGTTCATAATAGTTGATATTCTAGGAATCACGAGGCATACTTATGAACTTCAAGTCCGGTGGAAAAGTAATCCAACAGCTTCGCAAGCAAAAGAATTTGACACAGGAACAACTTGCTGAGCAAGTTGCTCTTTCTTCTAATACTATTTCTCGTATAGAACGCGGGTTGCTCATGCCCTCTGTAGCAACACTCTGTGATTTATGCAATGCATTGGAAACCAGTGCGGACAACATTCTCGCCGCATATATTCATGCAGACAGTGCGATCCGTTGGTCTCCGCTCGCAGAACAATTGCAAGCTCTTTCTCCGAAAAAACAAGAACAGGTAGAACGTATGTTAGCCTGCTTGCTGGAAATCCTCTAACTCTTGCCTTTTCCCCGCAGGATATGCTATACTAAAACAGAACAGAAACCAAAATAGCTCCCTCACTAGGGAGCTATTTTCCAATTTGTTTGTACAAGAGGAGGTATCTTCATGTATCATCAGATTTCACGCCTGCTGCGCGCCGCGTGCGCATACAACGGCGCCGATCCGGCACGCAACCAGCATCTCATCAAGGTACACAACTACGCCCGTATGATCGCAGACGGCGAACACTTGGACGCACACACCCAATTTGTGCTGGAAGCCGCCGCCGTGTTGCATGACATTGGCATTCACGAAGCGGAGCGCATCCATCATTCGTCTGCCGGACAGTATCAGCAGATGGAAGGTCCTGCCGTGGCACGAAAAATTCTTGCAGATTTTCCGTTTGAACAAGAGGACATCGACCGCATTTGCTGGCTCATCGCACACCATCACGTGTACAAGCCGATTGACGGCATCGACCATCAGATTTTGCTTGAAGCGGATTTTTTGGTCAACGCGTTTGAAGAACCGTACACAGAGCCGCAAATCCAGCAGTTTTATGAGACTGTCGCCGCAACAAAGACCGGCAAAGAACTGCTGCGCACACACTATTCCTCCTGACGGAACACGCACAGCCAAACACAAGCTACTTATAAACAATTTTTATCAGAGATAACTTGTAATCACTATGTCCATTGTGATATACTGAAAACAAAAGAAACACAAAAAAATTGAAACGCATGATATTGGAGTTGAATAACTAATGAGCGTTAAAAATGGTGTGATTGCAGGAGATTACAAAGGGTATGATATGATTAGATTTTTCGGGAAAATACATCTAATGGGAATCCTTCCACCATCAATAGTAATTGATAAGACAACTGTAGAAAGATATGAAGTTGTAGATAAGAACAATGAAACCAGCATATCTAGCGCGTTTGGAAGAGCTGCTGCAGGTTCTTTGCTTTTTGGCCCTATTGGATTGGCTGCTGGATTTACTGCGCAAAAGAAAAACATTCATACAATTGCTTTGTATTTTAAAGACGGCAAAAAAAGTCTGTTAGAAGTTAACGATGCAAATTATAAGGCAATTATGAAAAAATTGTTTTAAAAATAGAACTGTTTAAATACAGTTCTATTTTTTGGTTATTCCTCCTGACGGAATACACACAGCCAAACACAGGGCTTGCTTGTATAGCTGACGCGGTGGCGGCAATGCGCCGGAAGATACGCCGTATCGCCTGCATGCAGTCTCTGTTTGCTGCCGTCGGCATAGGTCAGTTCCCCGATGCCCTGCAGGACGCATACCCATTCGTCCTCGCTTTGGTCATACCAGCCGGATGTCTGTCCGTTGGAAACAATGCGTTCGATGCGTGTTTTTCCCGTCAATAAAATTTCCGTCAGTTCCTGTTCCGGCAACTGTTCCGGTATGTCAAATAAATTCATAGTTTCCTCCAGAAAGGATGTATGTTATGTCTGAAATTCAGAACAATACGTTTACTTGTCCGCAGTGCGGAGAAGATGGCCCGCTCCAGATGTGGACGAGCATCAATGTCGCACACGATCCGGATGCGCGCCGCCGCATTGAAGATTTGTCTGTTTTCGAATGGACTTGCCCAAACTGCAAAAAAACAGCACTGGTACTGCATCCCTGTCTGTACCATGACCCAGCCAATGAATTCATGGTATGGTTCGCACCGGACGGAGAAGTCGCAGAAGATACCCGTGATTTTTCTCAGCTCAATGACTACACCCTGCGCACCACCAAGACTCCGAACGAGTTCCGCGAAAAAATCAATATTCTGGAACGGCATTTGGATGACCGCGCATTGGAGCTGACCAAGCTCATCCTCATCATGCAGCTGTCCCGCGACAATGTGGACGTCGTAGACGTCGTATTCCACAGCATAGATACTTCCGGCCGCTTTGTATTTGTTCTCGTACATCCGGACGGCGTCGAGCAGTATCTGCGTCTTCCGCCGGAGACATATCAAAAGTTCGCCAACGATGTGCGCGACTATCTGTATACACCGGCGCGCGGTTTCCAGACCATTGACCTGAAT
This window harbors:
- a CDS encoding PspA/IM30 family protein, coding for MGILSRFGDIVQANVNAVLDKMEDPSKMIDQYLRELNENLAEVKKETAGVMAEETRTRRLMEENQAEAARYEDLAKQALLAGNEGDAKVFLAKKQQLESAGAGLVTAYTAAHENAVKMRQMHDKLVSDIEALKARRATIKATVSVAKTQERMNKITSNADKAHGAMGAFDRMEDKANRMLDEANAMAALNTEPVDEAKALEEKYSKGASNTAVDAELEALKKSMGL
- the trxA gene encoding thioredoxin, with the translated sequence MATILHITQENFEEEVVNASKPVLLDYWADWCGPCRMLSPTIEELAQEYCGKIRVGKINIDEQPTLALLHRVVSIPTVSIYSEGKEVKRLIGLRDKPELVEAIQEVLKK
- a CDS encoding Mini-ribonuclease 3 is translated as MTDFFHPLMSEQALKQCSSLALAHMGDSVYELMTRGYLIHSGLVTNKNLHRKTIHLVCAGAQAAGAQAILPMLTEDEQTIFRHGRNAKPKSTPKSSSVAEYALATAVEALFGWLYLQGSYDRLNELFTVLLPAAQEWADNQRPTRRG
- a CDS encoding YebC/PmpR family DNA-binding transcriptional regulator; this translates as MSGHSKWNNIAKRKGANDAKKAAIFTKIGRKMAVAIKEGGSNNPDNNAKLRDCIAEAKANNVPNDNIKRMLDKGNQSNVSYESNTYEGYGPSGIAVICETLTDNRNRTVADVRHYFDKYGAGLGNAGCVSWQFEQKGVLIIERGDLDEDETMMTVLDAGADDFQADEDCFQIYTAPEDFSAVRDALTEAGFEFAQAEIQMVPQNTITLESQEDMAQLRKLLDSLEDNDDVQHVWHNWENEDDYEE
- a CDS encoding helix-turn-helix domain-containing protein, translating into MDRMINVGERMKYIRRKYNLTQKQLAKQVGVSVSAISAYETGKYDPSCAVLIRFICIFDVSADFLLGLSERDAIILHLDKNERNVLNKLVSILPVK
- a CDS encoding helix-turn-helix domain-containing protein, with translation MNFKSGGKVIQQLRKQKNLTQEQLAEQVALSSNTISRIERGLLMPSVATLCDLCNALETSADNILAAYIHADSAIRWSPLAEQLQALSPKKQEQVERMLACLLEIL
- a CDS encoding HD domain-containing protein, which produces MYHQISRLLRAACAYNGADPARNQHLIKVHNYARMIADGEHLDAHTQFVLEAAAVLHDIGIHEAERIHHSSAGQYQQMEGPAVARKILADFPFEQEDIDRICWLIAHHHVYKPIDGIDHQILLEADFLVNAFEEPYTEPQIQQFYETVAATKTGKELLRTHYSS
- a CDS encoding cupin domain-containing protein encodes the protein MNLFDIPEQLPEQELTEILLTGKTRIERIVSNGQTSGWYDQSEDEWVCVLQGIGELTYADGSKQRLHAGDTAYLPAHCRHRVSYTSKPCVWLCVFRQEE
- a CDS encoding CpXC domain-containing protein translates to MSEIQNNTFTCPQCGEDGPLQMWTSINVAHDPDARRRIEDLSVFEWTCPNCKKTALVLHPCLYHDPANEFMVWFAPDGEVAEDTRDFSQLNDYTLRTTKTPNEFREKINILERHLDDRALELTKLILIMQLSRDNVDVVDVVFHSIDTSGRFVFVLVHPDGVEQYLRLPPETYQKFANDVRDYLYTPARGFQTIDLNWAKDSLELLKDMH